The Marivirga tractuosa DSM 4126 genome contains the following window.
TCAAAGTATCTCTCCAATTGCTTCGGGTGATATTCCGGAAGATCACCAAGCTTTTGTAGAAGATGCAACAAAGAAATACTTTGAGGCGAAAAAATTCAGTGTACCTGAACGTACAACAGCCGCATATTCGATGGCCATTTTATGGGATCCATTGGAAAAAACTGCTCCGAGTTCAGAAAAAACTTTGCAGAAATTTATTAAAGCTGCCAATCAAAAAGGAATTCAAGCCAATTTAATCACCAAAGATGATTACAGTACGCTTTCTTCTTATGACGCATTATTTATCAGAGAAACCACAGCGGTAAATCATCATACTTTCCGATTTGCCCAACGTGCTAAAGCAGAAGGACTGGTAGTAGTAGACGATCCGGAAAGCATTATCAAATGCAGCAATAAAGTCTATTTGGCTGAGCTTTTGAAAATGCACCAAATTGATGCTCCTGAAACGCTGATTATCCATAAGGAAAACATAAATATTGCTCCCGATATTCTAGGTTTCCCAATCATTTTAAAGCAACCCGACAGTGCTTTTAGTCAAGGGGTTAGCAAAGCCGAAAATATGGAAGAATACAAAAAGAAGGTAGTTGATTTACTGGAGAAATCCGATCTGATAGTTGGACAGCAGTTTTTGCAAACGGATTTCGATTGGCGAGTAGGCGTTTTTAATGGGGAAGCAATTTATGCTTGCAAATATTATATGAGTAAAGAACATTGGCAGATTGTGAACTGGAACAACAATGGAAAGTACGGAAAAGTAGAAACTATGCCAGTTGAAATGGCACCACCTGCATTAATTAAAACCGCAGAAAAACTATCCAAATTAATTGGAGAAAGCCTTTATGGTGTAGATATCAAACAAAAGGGAAATAAGTTTTACGTGATTGAAATCAATGATAATCCAAATATAGATACGGGCGTGGAAGATGCCGTTCTGAAGGATAAATTATATAGTAAAATGATGGATGTGTTTTTAAACCGTATTCAAAAGTCTAAACAAGTGGTACTTAATTAATATGGAAGCAATAAAACCGACCAAAACCTATTCCCTTTTTGAATGTATCGGCATTGAACTGGAATACATGATTGTAAACCGTAAAACTTTGATGCCTGCGCCTATCTCTGATCAATTAATTTTAAGAAAGATAGGTGAAATTACCGATGAGCTAGTAAATGGAAATATCAGCTGGTCCAATGAATTGGTACTGCACGTATTGGAATTGAAAACCACTAATCCGATGCCCGGAGTTGAAGGATTATCTCATGATTTTCACCAAAATATTTTGGAGATCAATAAGATTTTGGAACCATTGGATGCACAGCTAATGCCGACTGCTATGCATCCATTATTTAATCCAATTAAGGATGTAAAATTATGGCCGCATGAGCGGAATGAAATTTACAGCAGATACAATCAAATTTTCGACTGTAAAGGGCACGGCTGGGGAAATTTGCAGAGTATGCATATCAACTTACCTTTTGCCAATGATGAAGAATTCTATTTACTGCATGAAGCCATTAGACACATCATGCCCTTAATTCCTGCTTTAACTGCCTCCTCTCCCATTTTTGACGGACAGAAATCAGAAATATTGGATAACAGATTGGCTTTTTATGAGCAAAACCAAAAGAAGATTCCTTCCATTGCCGGAAAAGTAATTCCAGAATCAGTTGCCAATAAAGCAGAGTACGAAAAAGTAATTTTCAAGAGAATATTTGAAGACATAGCACCTTATGATAAAGACAAAAGCTTGCAGCATGAGTGGTTGAATTCAAGAGGGGCGATTGCCCGCTTTGATAGGAATGCCATTGAAATCAGAATTATTGATTTGCAGGAATGTCCTGCGGCAGATCTTGCCATTGCAGAATTTGTTGTGCAAGCACTGAAATTTATTATTCCACATATTAAAGATCATAATCCTATTGATGAATATGAGCTTTATGGAATTTACAGATTGGCTCTGGAAAAAGGCGGGAAAAGCATGATTTCTAATGAAGAATATCTTCGAATTTTTGATATGGACAAAGAAGGAAAAGTAAGCATAGAAAATGTATGGAAAAATATTTTAAAGCATGTTTATTTAGCAGATGATAAAAAAGCCATCATTGAATACATTCTTGATAATAGGAATTTATCGCAACGTATTTTAGGCAACCTTAAAGGAAAAGAGTGGTCTGATGAGAATATCAAAAAGGAATATGCGGTTTTGGTGGATTGCCTAAAAGAAAACAAGCTTTATGAGCTCAGATAATGACTAAGTATATTTTCAGTTGTGAGCACGGAGGTTATGAAATTCCCGAGCCATATCAATCCTATTTTACAGGACAAACGGCTGTATTGCAAAGCCACCGTGGTTGGGATAAAGGTGCTTTGGAAATTGCGAAATATATTAGCCAAAGGGCAAGTAGCAAATTGATTTCGAATTCAGTTAGCCGATTATTGATTGAATACAACCGCACTTTGGGACATGAGGTTTTATTCTCTGAATTTTCTAAAAATATGCCCCATGATATGCTTAAAAACCTAGTGGAAGAGTATTATTTACCATACAGAAAGCAAATTGAAAGAAAAATAGAACAGCATTTACATCATAACCATCAAGTTATTCATCTCTCCTTCCATAGTTTTACGCCCATTTTAAATGGCGAAACCAGAAAGACAGAAATCGGAATTCTTTTTGATCCAGAAAATAAGCTAGAGCAAGAATATGCTGAAGTCTGGAAAGCTAGTATAGATGAAAAAATGGATAGCTGGCGAGTGAAATTCAATTATCCCTACAAAGGCACCGATGATGGATTAACGACTTATTTCAGAGGAAAATACAAAGAAAATTATGCTGGATTGGAATTGGAAGTCAATACCAAATTAATGGACTTGTATCCGATGCACCAAATAAGTAA
Protein-coding sequences here:
- a CDS encoding RimK family protein, which codes for MKIIITVTSLKDWDFDIQDVEVVTGKQYLTNPVYSKLKNARVFNLCRDYKYQNTGYYVSLLAAARKHKAIPSINTIQEMKTLSVVKILSTELDSLIQKSLKDIKSEKFVLSIYFGKNLSKKYDAISVQLFNLFQSPFIRAHFTFSNGKWGVQSISPIASGDIPEDHQAFVEDATKKYFEAKKFSVPERTTAAYSMAILWDPLEKTAPSSEKTLQKFIKAANQKGIQANLITKDDYSTLSSYDALFIRETTAVNHHTFRFAQRAKAEGLVVVDDPESIIKCSNKVYLAELLKMHQIDAPETLIIHKENINIAPDILGFPIILKQPDSAFSQGVSKAENMEEYKKKVVDLLEKSDLIVGQQFLQTDFDWRVGVFNGEAIYACKYYMSKEHWQIVNWNNNGKYGKVETMPVEMAPPALIKTAEKLSKLIGESLYGVDIKQKGNKFYVIEINDNPNIDTGVEDAVLKDKLYSKMMDVFLNRIQKSKQVVLN
- a CDS encoding N-formylglutamate amidohydrolase, whose translation is MTKYIFSCEHGGYEIPEPYQSYFTGQTAVLQSHRGWDKGALEIAKYISQRASSKLISNSVSRLLIEYNRTLGHEVLFSEFSKNMPHDMLKNLVEEYYLPYRKQIERKIEQHLHHNHQVIHLSFHSFTPILNGETRKTEIGILFDPENKLEQEYAEVWKASIDEKMDSWRVKFNYPYKGTDDGLTTYFRGKYKENYAGLELEVNTKLMDLYPMHQISNWVFPPISYRKKNNYEI
- a CDS encoding carboxylate-amine ligase, which produces MEAIKPTKTYSLFECIGIELEYMIVNRKTLMPAPISDQLILRKIGEITDELVNGNISWSNELVLHVLELKTTNPMPGVEGLSHDFHQNILEINKILEPLDAQLMPTAMHPLFNPIKDVKLWPHERNEIYSRYNQIFDCKGHGWGNLQSMHINLPFANDEEFYLLHEAIRHIMPLIPALTASSPIFDGQKSEILDNRLAFYEQNQKKIPSIAGKVIPESVANKAEYEKVIFKRIFEDIAPYDKDKSLQHEWLNSRGAIARFDRNAIEIRIIDLQECPAADLAIAEFVVQALKFIIPHIKDHNPIDEYELYGIYRLALEKGGKSMISNEEYLRIFDMDKEGKVSIENVWKNILKHVYLADDKKAIIEYILDNRNLSQRILGNLKGKEWSDENIKKEYAVLVDCLKENKLYELR